A region from the Oncorhynchus tshawytscha isolate Ot180627B linkage group LG26, Otsh_v2.0, whole genome shotgun sequence genome encodes:
- the LOC112225497 gene encoding uncharacterized protein LOC112225497 isoform X3 — protein MIFSFTDNGHDEQKACTVEQKSLSGKEKHLNEEKKSLSDNEERPLCAADNPHRERSPLYKGNNLHKQENPSHDEENPSHDEENPSHDEENPSRNEENTSCDVVQTLCDMERALCDIKNCAEESSSSDDENSSGDEVEGQRLDSNVPSGSDPLPSKAESSCDNNVSEQSLQKTSQAKKPCRKKCVPRKGTRSNLRSSTKMTVSTCSMTDDGKRKWDKKYFCLYCNEPHHKIARHLERMHAEEAAVAHAISFPKLSKIRSLLLDQLRNKGNYLHNLEVLQSGDGEIVTKKRPSYNGVSVRDYLPCQHCLAFFNKIDLWKHEGSCKARKGQDEKRGGKRVRVQAASSRLLPLPVYSTGGCEEIIHNMNQDDIQCHIKNDPLICKYGNALSAKHGHAKSQFTYISSKMRELARFVLTVNEMDCGVQYLHDVCVPSKFKLAVHAARKMSGHDPTSDRYKTPSLALKIGYSLKRATEIAFGESRMTEDREAEAQAKRFIELLENNWNNCFSGLSLSDVPQCDEVDVTSLTEDLIKLQKFLKVAEDTAKRELLESPTNAVWKKLNETLLAEIALFNRKRTGEVAKMLLETYTNRKKSPASADIFNSLSRLEQELGDDKLTRVEIEGKNGRTMPVLLTARMISSLEILIANRDKVGVSKDNPYVFARSPDAASYVRGSDCLRKFARACDAKNPESLIHATVRKEVAIHCQILNLNESELDQVAKLFGHDTQVHKEYYRLSENAAHLAEISKLLLAMDQVPVVIPGPSEERIVSPTYGTYPAGTDSARTYPSGTYPTGSSYPTGTYSAKSYTVGSQPLRSYHAGTYPSKSYPSGSHSPRSYSAGTDSARAYPTGINPASSYPTVTHPAETYRVASYASGTYLAETHDARSCTEKTQLANACPASPYDLSSPARSFSSGMNPVRSYPAGTYAAQTLPAQTLPARTVIIPTLHAQTLPAQTLPTQTLPVGAVPAGAVPVGTGSVGTGKSGTVWKQRMWSDAAKAAVNRQMGHFISMMEVPGKRDCEVCLHNEPALRDRTWRDIKNYVHNTVKSIKRKNGLTRVDPTKQTKKGLAKKEKETIEAKSAKDWVGGTMTVPAQGQEEGLEAGPVATPRKQKIWSNEAQAAVRRQLGDFTKLMKIPGKKECDACLAAEPALQGRTWKDVKNYVHNTLKTMCRRHSSGKQNMDHEKLSPYTQNPGVQQNPGVQQNPGVHQKSGVHQKSGVLLGLPEEPPVYLSL, from the exons ATGATCTTCTCATTTACAGACAATGGACATGATGAGCAAAAG GCATGCACTGTTGAACAGAAGAGTTTAAGTGGCAAAGAGAAGCATTTAAATGAGGAAAAGAAGAGTTTAAGTGATAATGAAGAGAGGCCTTTATGTGCAGCAGATAATCCTCACCGTGAGAGGAGTCCTCTATACAAAGGGAATAATTTACACAAGCAAGAGAATCCTTCACACGATGAAGAGAATCCTTCACACGATGAAGAGAATCCTTCACACGATGAAGAGAATCCTTCACGTAATGAAGAGAATACTTCATGTGATGTGGTGCAGACTTTATGTGACATGGAGAGAGCTTTATGTGACATAAAGAATTGTGCTGAAGAGAGCAGTTCAAGTGACGACGAGAACAGTTCAGGTGATGAGGTAGAAGGACAAAGACTGGATTCAAATGTCCCTAGTGGGTCAGATCCTCTTCCATCTAAAGCAGAAAGCTCCTGCGATAATAATGTATCTGAGCAGTCCCTTCAAAAAACCTCACAAGCTAAAAAACCTTGCCGCAAAAAATGTGTGCCACGGAAAGGTACGAGATCAAACTTACGTTCTAGCACAAAAATGACAGTCAGCACATGTAGTATGACAGATGATGGTAAAAGAAAATGGGACAAAAAGTACTTCTGCCTGTATTGCAATGAACCACACCACAAAATTGCAAGACATTTAGAAAGGATGCATGCAGAAGAAGCAGCTGTCGCTCATGCTATCAGCTTCCCTAAACTCTCCAAAATCAGGTCTCTTTTGCTTGACCAACTCCGTAACAAAGGCAACTATCTACACAACTTGGAAGTTCTTCAAAGTGGAGATGGAGAAATTGTCACAAAGAAAAGACCCTCTTACAATGGTGTTTCTGTGCGTGACTACCTGCCCTGCCAACACTGCTTAGCTTTTTTCAACAAAATAGATTTATGGAAGCATGAGGGCTCATGTAAAGCCAGAAAAGGACAAGATGAAAAGAGGGGAGGAAAAAGAGTGCGGGTCCAGGCTGCGTCCTCTCGACTTCTTCCACTGCCTGTCTACTCTACTGGAGGATGTGAAGAAATAATACACAATATGAATCAAGATGACATTCAATGCCACATCAAAAATGATCCCCTGATATGTAAATATGGCAATGCATTATCTGCAAAGCATGGCCATGCCAAGTCACAGTTTACTTATATTAGTTCAAAAATGAGGGAATTGGCTAGATTTGTACTTACTGTAAATGAGATGGACTGTGGTGTCCAATATCTGCATGACGTATGTGTACCATCCAAATTTAAATTGGCTGTTCATGCTGCCAGGAAAATGAGTGGTCATGACCCTACCTCTGACAGGTACAAGACCCCATCTCTTGCTTTAAAGATTGGCTATTCCTTGAAAAGAGCTACTGAGATAGCTTTTGGGGAGAGTCGTATGACAGAGGACCGTGAGGCAGAGGCACAAGCCAAAAGGTTCATTGAGCTGCTTGAAAACAATTGGAATAACTGTTTTTCCGGTTTGTCCCTGAGTGATGTCCCTCAGTGTGATGAAGTTGATGTGACTTCACTAACTGAGGATTTGATTAAACTTCAGAAGTTTCTCAAGGTTGCAGAGGACACAGCAAAGAGAGAATTGCTCGAGAGCCCCACCAACGCTGTCTGGAAAAAGCTCAATGAAACTCTTCTTGCCGAAATAGCTCTCTTCAACAGAAAAAGGACAGGAGAGGTTGCGAAAATGCTGTTGGAAACGTACACAAACAGAAAGAAATCTCCAGCTAGTGCAGACATTTTCAATAGCCTCTCAAGGCTGGAACAGGAGCTTGGTGACGACAAATTAACCAGGGTGGAAATAGAAGGCAAAAATGGTAGAACAATGCCGGTCCTACTAACGGCGAGGATGATCTCATCTCTTGAGATCCTAATTGCAAACCGAGACAAGGTTGGTGTGTCAAAGGACAACCCTTATGTCTTTGCACGGAGCCCAGATGCAGCAAGCTACGTCAGAGGGTCTGACTGTTTGAGGAAATTTGCACGTGCGTGTGATGCAAAGAATCCTGAAAGTCTGATCCATGCTACAGTGAGGAAAGAGGTTGCTATCCATTGCCAAATTCTGAACTTAAATGAAAGTGAATTGGATCAGGTGGCAAAATTATTCGGACATGACACCCAGGTCCACAAAGAGTACTACAGACTGTCTGAAAACGCAGCACATCTAGCAGAAATCAGCAAATTGCTGCTTGCAATGGATCAGGTTCCAGTGGTAATTCCAGGACCATCTGAGGAAAGGATTGTTTCACCTACATATG GGACATATCCAGCAGGGACAGATTCTGCAAGGACATATCCTTCTGGCACATATCCCACTGGGTCATCATATCCTACAGGGACATATTCAGCGAAGTCATATACTGTAGGGTCACAGCCTTTAAGGTCATATCATGCTGGGACTTATCCTTCGAAGTCATATCCTTCAGGATCACATTCTCCGAGGTCATATTCTGCAGGGACAGATTCTGCAAGGGCATATCCTACCGGGATAAATCCTGCAAGTTCATATCCTACTGTGACACATCCTGCAGAGACCTATCGAGTAGCTTCATATGCTTCAGGGACATACCTAGCAGAGACGCATGATGCAAGGTCATGTACTGAAAAAACACAACTTGCAAATGCATGTCCTGCAAGTCCTTATGACCTCTCATCTCCTGCTAGATCATTTTCTTCAGGGATGAATCCTGTGAGGTCATATCCTGCTGGAACATATGCTGCGCAGACACTTCCAGCTCAAACACTTCCAGCACGTACAGTTATTATACCAACACTTCATGCGCAGACACTTCCTGCCCAGACGCTTCCAACACAGACACTTCCTGTCGGGGCAGTGCCTGCGGGTGCAGTTCCTGTGGGGACAGGTTCTGTGGGGACAGGTAAGTCGGGCACAGTGTGGAAACAGAGGATGTGGAGCGATGCAGCTAAGGCTGCGGTGAACCGTCAGATGGGACACTTTATCTCAATGATGGAGGTTCCAGGTAAACGAGACTGTGAAGTTTGCCTGCACAATGAACCAGCTCTAAGAGACAGGACATGGAGGGACATCAAAAACTATGTGCACAACACAGTAAAATCTATAAAACGAAAGAATGGCCTTACAAGAGTGGACCCCACAAAACAGACAAAGAAAGGATTggcaaagaaagaaaaagaaacaaTAGAGGCTAAGAGTGCTAAGGACTGGGTTGGTGGAACAATGACAGTACCTGCACAGGGTCAAGAGGAGGGTCTAGAGGCAGGTCCTGTGGCAACACCAAGGAAACAGAAGATATGGAGTAATGAGGCTCAGGCTGCGGTCAGGCGGCAGCTAGGAGACTTCACTAAACTGATGAAGATTCCAGGTAAAAAGGAATGTGATGCATGTCTTGCAGCTGAACCAGCTCTGCAAGGCAGGACATGGAAAGATGTAAAAAACTATGTGCATAACACATTAAAGACTATGTGCAGGAGGCATAGTTCAGGCAAACAAAACATGGACCATGAGAAACTAAGTCCATATACACAGAATCCAGGGGTGCAACAGAATCCAGGGGTGCAACAGAATCCAGGGGTGCATCAGAAATCAGGGGTGCATCAGAAATCAGGGGTGCTGTTGGGACTTCCAGAAGAGCCTCCTGTTTATCTGTCCTTGTGA